Within the Pseudomonadales bacterium genome, the region CTGCCCACCGATCCACCCAGCCGATGCTGGCGTGCCAGCGCACTCCAGAGCCGCTGGGCATCCGGCGATTGTCCGGCCATGCCCAGCTCCAGCGCCTCACCGCCCCAGCCGCTGAAATCGCTCACCAGTGCCAGCCGCTGCAACCGCCCCAGCCGGTAGTGGTGCGGATGGGCCAGCACCGCCACCCCACCCGCTGCCTTCACCACCGCGATGGCGTCGCCCAGATGGGGCCAGTGGGTGACCTCCTCCTGCCATTTTTCATTGCCGATGTGGCGGTCGAACGCCTGCTGGAAGGTGTCGACATGGCCGCTCGCCACCAGCCAGTTGGCAAAGTGGACCCGGCCCGGCGCGGCACTGCCCGCCAGCGCGGTCGCGCCCAAGAGGGCGCCTTCGATGCCGCGCTGGCGCAGATGATCGGCCAGGATCTCGGCACGCCGCAGCCGCCCACGCCGCAACTGCTCGATCAATCGCAACAACGGCTCATGGTCGATGTCGATGCCCAGACCGATCAGATGCAGCGCGCAGCGCCCCCAATGGCAGGAGATCTCGATGCCGGGCACCACCCTGATTGCCTCACCATGCTGTTCTGCCGCCGCTGTGGCCTCGGCCACCCCGGCAACGGTGTCATGGTCGGTCAATGCCAGCAGCGTCACGCCAGCCCGATGTGCCCGCTCGACCAGCGCCGTCGGCGAGAGCGCACCGTCGGAAGCCGTGCTGTGGCTGTGCAGATCGACTTTCATCGGCGGGACGGTTCGCTCACTTTCATTCAATGGATCGGCGGATTGCAGCCGGCATCGACAGCTTCTAGACTGTCAGCAAGCCCCTGATGGCTGCAATGGTAACACCCCTGCCCCCCTCTATCTGCCGAACCAACCATGAAACAACTGCTCGAATTCATCCCCCTGCTCGCCTTCTTTGCCGCCTACAAGCTGTACGACATCTATATCGCCACCGCCGTGCTGATCATCGCCACCTCGCTCCACTACGGCATTCTCTGGCTGGTCGAGCGCAAACTCGACAAGACCCAGCGCTGGACCTGGATCGGCGTCGTGCTGTTCGGCGGTCTGACCCTGGCCCTCGGTGATGACACCTACATCAAATGGAAGGCGCCGGTGCTGGACTGGCTCTTTGCACTGGCCTTTCTCGGCAGCCAACTGTTCGGTGAAAAGTCGCTGGTCGAGCGGCTGATGGGCAACGCCGTCAGCCTGCCCAAAACGATCTGGAACCGCCTCAACCTGAGCTGGGTGATCTTCTTTGCCGCCACCGGCTTTGCCAACCTCTATGTCGTGTTCTATCACCCCGAATTCTGGGTCGATTTCAAGGTGTTTGGCAGCTTGGGACTGACCCTGCTGTTCATGGTCGGTCAGGCGATCTACCTGGTGCGCCACATCACGCCCGAAGCTGTCGAAGAGCAGGGCAAACAGTGAGCATGCTCTACGCCATCATCGCCGAGGATGTGCCGCACAGCCTGCCGCTGCGGCAAACGG harbors:
- a CDS encoding PHP domain-containing protein; amino-acid sequence: MKVDLHSHSTASDGALSPTALVERAHRAGVTLLALTDHDTVAGVAEATAAAEQHGEAIRVVPGIEISCHWGRCALHLIGLGIDIDHEPLLRLIEQLRRGRLRRAEILADHLRQRGIEGALLGATALAGSAAPGRVHFANWLVASGHVDTFQQAFDRHIGNEKWQEEVTHWPHLGDAIAVVKAAGGVAVLAHPHHYRLGRLQRLALVSDFSGWGGEALELGMAGQSPDAQRLWSALARQHRLGGSVGSDFHHERTPWADLGRSLPLPVDIAPIWEHQRLRQPYGVCA
- a CDS encoding septation protein A, which produces MKQLLEFIPLLAFFAAYKLYDIYIATAVLIIATSLHYGILWLVERKLDKTQRWTWIGVVLFGGLTLALGDDTYIKWKAPVLDWLFALAFLGSQLFGEKSLVERLMGNAVSLPKTIWNRLNLSWVIFFAATGFANLYVVFYHPEFWVDFKVFGSLGLTLLFMVGQAIYLVRHITPEAVEEQGKQ